DNA sequence from the Gordonia polyisoprenivorans genome:
GCCGATGACCCCGCGCGGTCAGCACCGCGTGAGCGCGCCGCAATCGCTCGTGCCACCACTGCCGGCGGTCGTCGGCGGCGCGCAGCGTCGACGGAACGTCGAGGTCACCGGGCCCGAACCACCGTGGCCGCAGATGACCGTCGTCCGGGGTGCCGCCGTCCGGGGTGCCACCGTCCGGGGTGCCACCGTCCGGGGTGCCACCGTCGGCGACGTCTCCGGTGAACAACGAGCCGGTGCCGAGACCGCAGGCGAACGGTAGCTCGGGCAGCGCCGCGGCGGCCGCGACGCCGGCGGCGATGCCGACCGCGGAGTCCAGCGCACTCGAGATCACCACGGGCAGACCGATCTCCTCGGCCAGGGTGAGCACGGCCCGCATGCCGCCCAGCGGTGCGACCTTGAGCACCGCGATGTCGGCGGCTTCGGCGGCGACCACCCGCATCGGGTCGGCGGCCTTGCGGATCGACTCGTCGGCGGCGATCGGCACATCGACCGCCCGACGCACCGCAGCCAACTCCTCGACGGTGGCACACGGCTGCTCGGCATACTCGAGGTCGCCGATCGCCCGCAGCGCCGTGACCGCCTGTGCCACAGTCCACTTCCCGTTCGCATCGACGCGGACGCGGCCGATGAGCTCGCGTGTGGCGGCAACGCGCGCGACGTCGTCGTCGAGGGTCTGTCCCGGTT
Encoded proteins:
- a CDS encoding o-succinylbenzoate synthase, which translates into the protein MTGQRLPTPEELLEHAVVLSLPMRTRFRGITTREVMIVEGPAGWGEFGPFVEYDDEESAAWLAAGIEAAYLGPPPARRDRVPVNATVPAVPASEVAGILARFPGARTAKVKVAEPGQTLDDDVARVAATRELIGRVRVDANGKWTVAQAVTALRAIGDLEYAEQPCATVEELAAVRRAVDVPIAADESIRKAADPMRVVAAEAADIAVLKVAPLGGMRAVLTLAEEIGLPVVISSALDSAVGIAAGVAAAAALPELPFACGLGTGSLFTGDVADGGTPDGGTPDGGTPDGGTPDDGHLRPRWFGPGDLDVPSTLRAADDRRQWWHERLRRAHAVLTARGHRLG